In the Cellvibrio sp. KY-GH-1 genome, GTCGCGCGACGAACTGATGGAGATCATCAAAGATGCCGCTGACAATCAACTTCTGGATCAAGAAGCCTTAAGTATTATCGAAGGCGCGCTAGACGTGTCATCACTCCAAGCGCGGGAAATCATGGTGCCGCGTTCACACATCGTTGCCATCCGTATCGAAGACTCCCCACAAGAATATCTGCCCAAAATTATTGAATCCGGTCATTCACGCTTCCCCGTTATCGGTGAAAATATCGATGATGTACGCGGCATTTTGCTGGCAAAAGATCTACTGCCACTCGCATTAAAAGGTACCGACAATTTTAATATCGAAACCATTTTGCGTCCGGCTAACGTAGTACCCGAAAGCAAACGTGTGAATGTATTACTTCGCGAATTTCGGGAAAACCGCTATCACATGGCGCTGGTGATGGACGAGTACGGTGGTATTACCGGCCTGCTGACCATTGAAGATATTCTGGAAGAGATCGTTGGCGAAATTGAAGATGAAACCGACGAGGAAGAAGAGACTTCCGACTTCATCAAACGCGTGAGCGAAAATGATTATATCGTTAAAGCCTTAACCTCAATTGAGAGTTTTAACGAATTTTTCAACACCGAATTTAGCGATGAAGATTTCGATACTATCGGCGGCATTCTGATGCAGGAATTCGGTCACTTGCCCAAGCGCAATGAAATTGTACAACTGGACAATATGCAGTTCCGCGTGCTCTACGCCGACAATCGCCAGATCCATTTGTTGCGCTTAACTATTTTGAATGATTAACACCTGATTTTTTAAGTGGTAATCATTGAGCTTCCCTGACGGGAAACGGATTCGAAACACTGCTTTCATTTTAAAATCCCGCCCTCCGGCGGGATTTTTTTAAACTACAAGAAAATATTATGTCCGAAAAAATTCTCGCCCTTCCCAACAAATTCGCACTATTAATCGCAATATTTAGCGGAGCCTTAATTACCTTCAGCTTTGCACCGTTTAATATTTGGCCATTGGCGATTGTCAGTTTGATAGCCTTCGGTCTTTTATTAAAAGAACAGGATTTTAAACAGATACTCTGGCGCAGCTTTGCCTTTGGGGTTGGTTTTTACGGCGCCGGCATCCACTGGATCTACACCAGCATCCACAATTTCGGCGGTGCATCACCACTGCTTGCTGCGCTGCTGGTATTTATTTTTGCCTGTTTTATGGCGCTAATATTTTGCATTCCATTTTACGCTTACGCTAAATGGTTTAACTACCATCGTTTCGCACTCACCTTGGCATTCCCCGCCTGCTGGATGCTAGGCGAATGGATACGCACCTGGTTACTCACCGGCTTCCCCTGGTTATTTTTAGGTTACGCTCATTTGGATACCTGGCTTGCAGGCTGGGCACCCGTCAGCGGGGTCGTCAGCATCAGCTTTTTACTTGCACTCACTGCTGGCGTTATTGCCGAGTGGATATGGACTAACACACGCGAACCGAAAAAAAATATTTCACTAATCTTCTTAACAAGTCTCGCGGCTTCCGCCTGGCTTATCGGCGCTGGCTTAAAGACTGTTACCTGGGCCGAACCGGATACCAAACCTATAACCGTTGCCATGGTGCAACCCAATATCGATCAGGGAACGAAATTGAGTTTTGATGAAGAAAGCACCATCAATGCGCTCAACCAATTGCGTGATCTGAGCAAGGACTTATGGAACAACAATTGGGTGGTCTGGCCAGAGGCGGCAATCCCAACGTCGCTAACGTTTCACGAAGCGCTTCCCTTCCTCGAAGAAATGAATAAACAAGCGGCGCTGAATGAATCGGCACTGTTTACGGGTGTCATTTATGACGATCAAGACAAGCAAAAATTCTACAATTCTATTGTTGGTCTAGGAAACGGCTACGGCTTTTATCATAAGCGCCGCTTGGTACCCTTTGGTGAATATTTGCCATTTCCCAATCAATTGCGCGGCCTGATCGATTTTTTTGACTTGCCAACCTCATTTATTCATTTGGGGCCACAAGAACAACACGGGTTAATTGCCAATGGCGTACGTATTACACCAGCAGTCTGCTATGAAATTGTTTACCCGGATTTAATCGCCAACGCCGCCAAAGAAACCCAGGTATTGTTAAACGTAAACAACCTCGGCTGGTTTCTGGACTCCATCCAATCAAAGCAATTTATGCAGATGGCACAAATGCGCGCATTGGAAACCGGTCGTTACCTTGTTTACTCCACCAACAATGGCCCCAGCGCGATTATCGATAACAAAGGCAACATCCTCAGCCACAGCGATTCATTCAAAGCGCAGACATTCACCGGCACCATTTACGCGGTAAAAGACTCAACGCCCTTTATGATTGTAACCAGCGGCCCGGTGGTGTTATTGGGTACCCTGATACTCCTGGCGTTAGCCGCACCGCAGATTCTGCGCAAACCGAAAGATGCCGGGGTTCAATAGGCGGATAGAGTCAGGCATTAACTATTTCGAATGTGATAGCAAGATTTGGGCTGCCACCTGGCGCGATAAGGGATAAAGTTAATCGGTATTCACAACTCAACCCTGCCATGACAAACACTACATCAACACTCAATAGTTCACCGCGAACCAACAATCAGGATGAACAGCGTTGGCAGCAACTGGCCGACACCAACGCTGATGGACGTTTCGTTTACGCGGTGATTACCACCGGCATTTACTGCCGCCCTGGCTGCCCTTCGCGCGCGCCCAAACGCGACAATGTCCGATTTTTTAATACGTCAGCTGATGCGGAAGTAGCTGGCTTCCGCGCCTGCAAGCGCTGCCGCCCGCAGGCAGTTTCAGCCGATGCCGCGTTAACAGAGCGCATTACGCGCCTGTGTCGTTATATTGAAACAGCCACACATGAACCGTCACTGGAAGAGTTGGCAAACTACGCAGGCATCAGCGCCTACCATTTGCAGCGTCAATTTAAAGGGCTAACCGGTGTTAGCCCCAAGGCATATGCCAAAGCCCATCACCAGCAAATAGATACCTCAACACGCGAGAAAAAAGTATCTGCAAGACAGATCCATTTTGCTTGCGGTGATTGTTCGCTAGGAAAATTCCTGGTCGCCCGCAGTGAAAAAGGTATTTGCGCAGTCTTATTGGGCGACACCCAACAGGAGCTGACCAGCGATTTACTCAAACGCTTTTCTACCACGGAATTTCGTCATAGCGAGCAAGATGTTGCTGAACAACTTCAACAGCTAGTGCAATTGATTGAACACCCGCAACAGACTTTGCAATTACCGCTGGATATTCGCGGCACGTTATTTCAACAGAAAGTGTGGCAAGCCTTGCGCGCAATTCCCGTTGGAGAAACACGCAGCTACAGTGATATTGCCGAGGCAATTGGCTCTCCAAAAGCAATACGTGCAGTTGCCGGTGCCTGCGCCGCCAATTCAATTGCCATTGTTATTCCCTGTCACCGGGTGGTGCGTAGCGACGGCAACCTATCCGGCTATCGCTGGGGTATCGAACGAAAAAGAATTTTGTTGCAGCGCGAAACTGACAGAAAGAATTGACCAGGCAATACGGAGAAAAAAATAGTTTTATGGGAAAACCTTTTTATGAAAACGACCCTGAAAATTACCCTACCCGATAATTTTCGGCGGGGGGATTTTTTATCCTTTCATCAACGCGACGCTCACATGCTCGCCGAGCGATGGGACACCAACACTCTGTACAAAGGAATTATGTGGGGAACCCTGCCCGCCGCTTTGCAATTTAGCTTTGGCACCGGCAAACAATTGCAGGTGTCACTGGAGATAGATTCTGGCCGCAAAAAAATTGACGAAGAGAACACCAAGTTGCGCTTGCGCCAACTTGCACGGCACATGCTGGGGCTCAACCAATCTACCGCCGAATTTGAGGCCTTTGCAGCCAGTAATACCGAACTAAAAAATCTAGTCGCTCATCAACCCGGTTTACGAGTCCCTCAGTCTGCATCACCATTCGAAGCACTGAGCTGGGCAATTACCGGGCAGCAAATCAGCCTTGGGGCCGCCATTTCCCTGCGCCGAAAATTAATTCAGCGTGCGGGAATCGCGCATTCATCAGGCGTTATTTGCCACCCGGGCCCGGAGCAAATTCTCACACTGGACCACACAGATTTACGCGCGTGCAGTTTTTCCACCAGCAAAGCAACGACCCTATTAAATCTTGCACAGCTTATTCACGCGGGAAGTTTACCCGTACAACAATGGCTGGACGATTCCTTGGCAGGGCAACCATTCGCCGCAGAAGATATTTACCAGCAACTCATTGCGGTACGCGGCATTGGCCCCTGGACAATCCATTACGCATTATTGCGTGGTTTTGGCTGGCTGGATGGTTCACTGCATGGCGACGTGGCGGTACGCCGCAATTTGCAGCGCTTACTTACCGAGCAGAATAAATTTTCCGGTGAAGAGAAAATTTCAGAAATACAAACACAAGAATGGCTCGCTAGATTTTCGCCCTGGCGAGCCCTGGTTGCCGCCCATTTGTGGGCAATGCAAAAAAGCGATGGCTATTAAGAATATTTAGTTGCGGCATTTTTGTTCTCTCGAACAATAAAATATCCCGCCCCCGAAACACCGGTCAACTGGTCGTCAGTCCAAATGGTGGTATCTCAAATGCACCCATCGTTCAACCGCCCGAGGAGCGCGCTCAGAAATTAGTATTTATACTGAAATCACCTGCTATGCTTAAAGCCAATACGCACAAAAACCGGGGCATAGTAAGGAATGAGACAAGGGTATTTCCGCAGAAGCAGTTTGGCTATCGCCTGTGGAATTTTTAGCCTTCCGTCCTGCACAGCCCTGGCGGCGATAGAAACTGCCGATATTTATGACCTGTCGCTAGAAGAGTTGTTGCAGGTCAATATCTCCACCAACCGCGCACCCGCTGACTCCAAAGCCCTCTCGTTTAAAGTCACGGTAATTACCGAGCAGGAAATCCGCCAACAACTCGCATTGGGTTTTAGCACCAGCCAGGTGTTGGCAAACCTGGTTCCCAGTTTTGCACCGGCGCGGCAAAAGCTGAGCGTTCAGGGGGAGACCCTGCGTGGAGGTTCGCCGCTGATCATGATTGACGGTATACCCCAAAGCAATCCACTGCGCGATGTCTCGCGCGATGGCCATGTGATTGATTTGGAGATGGTAAAGAGTATCGAGGTGATCTACGGCGCTAATGCTATGCAAGGCATGGGAGCCACCGGCGGCATTATTAATTTCATCACCCATGACACCAGTGATACATCTGGCAGCCGCTTATCCAGTACGGTGAATTTCAGTGATCACCCATCCAGCGACACCCGGGGCTACAAGCTTGGCTTTATGCACAACGCCGTCTTAGGCCCCAGCGCGGTATTAGTGGCGGGCACACTGGAAGAACAAGGCTTATTTCAGGATGGCAACGGCAAACCAATCGGGCTGGAACAAATTCAAGGCGATATTCAGGATACGTGCAGCCGGGATCTGTTCCTTAAAGCCAGCCATCGCCAGGGCCAGCACGAATTTGAATTCACCGTTAATGATTATGAAATAAAAAGTCACGGCAAATTTCTAGTGGTGCCCGGCAATACTCTATCAGGCCAGCTTACATCGATAAAAGCAGGCGAAACTCAAGGCACTCCGCCTGGGAACCGAGTCAAAAATGTTGCCGTTGATTATCGCAACAGCGAACTATTAGGCGGCGAAATTTCCGCAAAAGTATTCTGGCAAGAATTTGCAGCGACCTTTGGTGCGACCAATACCGCCATTTTTCAGGACGCAAAACTAGGCCCTAATCTGTACGACCAATCGCAGATGCACTCAGAAAAATACGGTACAAAATTGAGTTTTTACACCGCACAACTAGCAGATACACTGTTGGATTTAACCGCCGGACTGGATTTACTCGATGACAAAAACAGCCAACCACTGTTGATGACAAAGCGTATCTGGTCACCGGAAATGCATTTCCGCAATCAATCACCTTTTTTACAAGGCGATTATCATTTCACCGAAAAATTCACGCTGAACGCAACAATCAGGCGCGAGCTGGCCAAGCTCAGCGTAAATGATTTTCAAACCATCGCCACCAGCGGCAACACCCTGGTGAGCGGTGGCGAACTGGAATTTAACGAAACCATCTATAACCTGGGCGCAATTTACCAATTAACACCACAATTAAACCTGCTGTTTAATGATGGTGAAGGCTTTGGTATGCCTGACGCGGGGCGCGAACTGCGCGCTATCAATAAACCCGGATTAAACATTGAAGACATATTTTCCGTATCACCACTGCTAACACGCAATCGCGAATGGGGTTTGTTCCATGCGTCCAACCGCTGGCAGGGGCAACTTAGTTATTTTCAATCGGAAACCAAACACGGCAATCAGTTGCAATTGGTAGATGGTGTTTATCGATTAAATCGTCGACCCAGTAAAACCAGCGGCTGGGAGCTTAGCAGTCGCTGGCAAGTGTTTGATAACACGCAATTAAAATTGTTGTACGCCGACACTCAGGGTGAATTCGATAGCAACGGCGATGGTAATTTGGACAGCGATCTGACCGCGCTGGATATTCCACCACGCCGTTTCGTAGTGAGTTGGTCACAACAATGGCCGCAACAATGGACATCACACATTCAATGGACGAATGACGCATCGCGCGATTTCCAAACTCGTGGTGCCACCACCGCAAGCTTCGCAGGTTACAACTTGCTGGATGCAAGTTTCGCGCGAACATCTCGCTGGGGCGATTTTTCAATCGGCATCGCCAATATTACCAATCGCCAGTACACGACTTACTTCACGCAGGTGGTGCAGCGCAATGATCGCTTTTTTGCCGGGCAAGGGCGCAGTTTCCATCTGCAATACCGCATCAACTTCTAATTTTCCCAACCATACTATCAGCTATTTTTTCTTGCCGTTCAGCATCCAACCAATCGGCGTCCAGCGCACCAACAACACATAACTGGCCACCCCGATGATCAGGGTAAGCCCCAATGACACTACAAACTTACTCAACCAATTCCACTCCTGATCCATTAACTGGTATTGCAAGGCAAATAACAATGGGACGTGGATAATATAAATCCAGTAAGAACTGTCCGCCATAAAACGCATACTGCGACTCGGCGTATTTAAAAAGCGCTTTCCTAGCACCAGACAGACCAATGTCATACATACCGCTACAAAAGCCTCACAGAGTTTCAACACAATATGAGTGGTGAACTCCGTTGGTGGTGCGGGGACGATAATTTTTTCAGGGATGAAGTGAAAATAGATGGCGTACAGCAATAGGCTTCCCAACAATAAGTACACCCAGTAAGCATTAAATTGTTCAAGGAAATTATCACGGTGAAATATCCAATAGCCGGCAGCAAAAAATAATCCGAAAAAGCCAAAGGCCCACAGCTGTGGTAAAAAGCTGTCTGGCGCCGGCAGCGGCGATGACACCAATAACAGCCCTGGCAAGAGCATTAACGGAGCGAACACCACAAAAACCAGCGGTTTGATGGCATTAAATTTTTTACAAACCCAACTCCAATCCAGATAACTCAAGGCCCAGGTTAAGAAGTACAGAAACACCAGCACATACAAAAACCATAAATGCATAGTGGTTGGTGGTGGCTGAGGCGGCGCGTCCGCCGGGTTTGCAAGGGCATTGGCAATCATCAGCAATACCGGCGATTTATTTTCCACAGTGTGCACCGCCGCCAACAGAGGTGCGGCCACTGCCCACAAACATAAGGGCATAAAAATAACAAATGGCAAGAGAACGCGTTTTGCACGGTTACCAATAAACCCTTTCATTCCGCGTTTAGCAACCAGGTAAGCTGCAAAGAAACCGGCAATTAAAAAGAACAAAGGCATGCGAAATAAATGCATAAAAAAGCCCACTACATCCACCAAGGGTGACTGCTGGCTATCGGCCGAGAGCCAATAGGTGTTTAACATAGGGCTATAAGCCAAAGCCGCGTGAAAAAACACGCCGGCGATCATCGCTAGCGCACGCAAATTATCAAGATAATGCAACCGCTGCTGCAACGCTTTTTCAGCGGATTGAGTAGCCACTAATGGTGTGCCCGATGGTTCGTGCAGGCGTGACTCGGCTGTGGAATCCATATCCGTCCCCTTGAAAATACAACCCAAGTCTGGGCCAGAAAATTACAGGAAAGTTTCTTTGCGTGCCTGCGAATAAAAAGCAGCTAGTATCGCAACAACTATAAGTGCTAATAAACAGGCGATGATACTAATCGCTGTGCTGTTCCAGTGAGGCTCTGGAGACCATACATACTGTGCAATATCCGGAACACGGAAAATAATGTAAAACATGGGCCCGATCAGGCAATTGGTAAATACCATTACAAAGAGCACGACACCTTCTGATTCACTAATCATGCCTACAGACCAGGTAAGGCAATAGCACAGCATAAAATACAGTGCGCCAATAATCGTTATCGGCAAAATACCATCAGGAATAGGTGTCAATAAAAACACCGCAATAGTCGCGCTTACAACAACACCCCAGGGAATGACAAACAGGGTCATATTGGCAATTAATTTCGCAACCACATAATCACTTGGCGCTATCGGCAAGCTCATAATAAGCGGCAAGGTCTGCTCTTTGCGCTCGTTGATGATCGTATTGGTTAACTGGTGATTACCCAAACCAATAACCATACTAAAGAGCAAGGTTGTCCCCATAACAAATTGCCACTCACCCAAACTGATAAAGCTCAATGCCAGAAGCGCGCCTGTCATATAGAGTGCAATTAATTTACGGAGTAAATACCAATCCTTGTGGATTAATATTTTTACTATTGGTGCATTGAGTGAGTAGTTCATGAATGTACTCCCGATCTTACTGTGGCCACAAATATTTTCTCCAGCGACATAGGTTCCACGCTGGAAATACTTGCCCCCTGCTCATGCAAACGCTCAACAACAGAATCCTGAAATTGATTCACTACCAACTCAAACAGCGAACCGTTTTGCTTTACCTTTACCAAACCAGGCACTACCAACTTGTTAGTATCCAGATTGCCGGTAAATAAAATTCGCCGCCAGCGATCCAGATAGGTTTCTTTATCTTGCGAATCCAGCAGTTTTCCTTTGTGTAAAAAACTAATCGAATCAGAGAGCTGTTCAACGTCCTGGGTGTTGTGCGACGAAAACAACACACTTCGCTCTTCATCGCGCAAAATATCCGCCAATTCCGATAGCACCTCTTCACGGGCAACCGGATCCAGCCCGGTAGTTGGTTCATCCAGCACCACCAGTTTCGGGCGCCGCGCCAACACCAGTAGCAAACCCGCTTTAACACGCTGCCCGTGGGAAAAACCCTTGGTCTTTTGATCCGCGTTTAAATCAAATATTCGCAGCAAATGATCAGCATAGAGCGGGTCCCACGCAGGGTAAATGGATTGAATAAACCCCATATGCCAGCGCAGAGTTTCATTTTTATACAAGCGCATATCGTCCGAGGCAAAGCCAATTTGCTCTTTTACTGT is a window encoding:
- a CDS encoding ABC-2 transporter permease, with product MNYSLNAPIVKILIHKDWYLLRKLIALYMTGALLALSFISLGEWQFVMGTTLLFSMVIGLGNHQLTNTIINERKEQTLPLIMSLPIAPSDYVVAKLIANMTLFVIPWGVVVSATIAVFLLTPIPDGILPITIIGALYFMLCYCLTWSVGMISESEGVVLFVMVFTNCLIGPMFYIIFRVPDIAQYVWSPEPHWNSTAISIIACLLALIVVAILAAFYSQARKETFL
- a CDS encoding HlyC/CorC family transporter, which gives rise to MSDEYPSSTTTEKHERSWLDKLLHAFSAEPKSRDELMEIIKDAADNQLLDQEALSIIEGALDVSSLQAREIMVPRSHIVAIRIEDSPQEYLPKIIESGHSRFPVIGENIDDVRGILLAKDLLPLALKGTDNFNIETILRPANVVPESKRVNVLLREFRENRYHMALVMDEYGGITGLLTIEDILEEIVGEIEDETDEEEETSDFIKRVSENDYIVKALTSIESFNEFFNTEFSDEDFDTIGGILMQEFGHLPKRNEIVQLDNMQFRVLYADNRQIHLLRLTILND
- a CDS encoding DNA-3-methyladenine glycosylase, which produces MKTTLKITLPDNFRRGDFLSFHQRDAHMLAERWDTNTLYKGIMWGTLPAALQFSFGTGKQLQVSLEIDSGRKKIDEENTKLRLRQLARHMLGLNQSTAEFEAFAASNTELKNLVAHQPGLRVPQSASPFEALSWAITGQQISLGAAISLRRKLIQRAGIAHSSGVICHPGPEQILTLDHTDLRACSFSTSKATTLLNLAQLIHAGSLPVQQWLDDSLAGQPFAAEDIYQQLIAVRGIGPWTIHYALLRGFGWLDGSLHGDVAVRRNLQRLLTEQNKFSGEEKISEIQTQEWLARFSPWRALVAAHLWAMQKSDGY
- a CDS encoding TonB-dependent receptor, producing MRQGYFRRSSLAIACGIFSLPSCTALAAIETADIYDLSLEELLQVNISTNRAPADSKALSFKVTVITEQEIRQQLALGFSTSQVLANLVPSFAPARQKLSVQGETLRGGSPLIMIDGIPQSNPLRDVSRDGHVIDLEMVKSIEVIYGANAMQGMGATGGIINFITHDTSDTSGSRLSSTVNFSDHPSSDTRGYKLGFMHNAVLGPSAVLVAGTLEEQGLFQDGNGKPIGLEQIQGDIQDTCSRDLFLKASHRQGQHEFEFTVNDYEIKSHGKFLVVPGNTLSGQLTSIKAGETQGTPPGNRVKNVAVDYRNSELLGGEISAKVFWQEFAATFGATNTAIFQDAKLGPNLYDQSQMHSEKYGTKLSFYTAQLADTLLDLTAGLDLLDDKNSQPLLMTKRIWSPEMHFRNQSPFLQGDYHFTEKFTLNATIRRELAKLSVNDFQTIATSGNTLVSGGELEFNETIYNLGAIYQLTPQLNLLFNDGEGFGMPDAGRELRAINKPGLNIEDIFSVSPLLTRNREWGLFHASNRWQGQLSYFQSETKHGNQLQLVDGVYRLNRRPSKTSGWELSSRWQVFDNTQLKLLYADTQGEFDSNGDGNLDSDLTALDIPPRRFVVSWSQQWPQQWTSHIQWTNDASRDFQTRGATTASFAGYNLLDASFARTSRWGDFSIGIANITNRQYTTYFTQVVQRNDRFFAGQGRSFHLQYRINF
- a CDS encoding bifunctional transcriptional activator/DNA repair enzyme AdaA, producing MTNTTSTLNSSPRTNNQDEQRWQQLADTNADGRFVYAVITTGIYCRPGCPSRAPKRDNVRFFNTSADAEVAGFRACKRCRPQAVSADAALTERITRLCRYIETATHEPSLEELANYAGISAYHLQRQFKGLTGVSPKAYAKAHHQQIDTSTREKKVSARQIHFACGDCSLGKFLVARSEKGICAVLLGDTQQELTSDLLKRFSTTEFRHSEQDVAEQLQQLVQLIEHPQQTLQLPLDIRGTLFQQKVWQALRAIPVGETRSYSDIAEAIGSPKAIRAVAGACAANSIAIVIPCHRVVRSDGNLSGYRWGIERKRILLQRETDRKN
- a CDS encoding acyltransferase family protein, which codes for MDSTAESRLHEPSGTPLVATQSAEKALQQRLHYLDNLRALAMIAGVFFHAALAYSPMLNTYWLSADSQQSPLVDVVGFFMHLFRMPLFFLIAGFFAAYLVAKRGMKGFIGNRAKRVLLPFVIFMPLCLWAVAAPLLAAVHTVENKSPVLLMIANALANPADAPPQPPPTTMHLWFLYVLVFLYFLTWALSYLDWSWVCKKFNAIKPLVFVVFAPLMLLPGLLLVSSPLPAPDSFLPQLWAFGFFGLFFAAGYWIFHRDNFLEQFNAYWVYLLLGSLLLYAIYFHFIPEKIIVPAPPTEFTTHIVLKLCEAFVAVCMTLVCLVLGKRFLNTPSRSMRFMADSSYWIYIIHVPLLFALQYQLMDQEWNWLSKFVVSLGLTLIIGVASYVLLVRWTPIGWMLNGKKK
- the lnt gene encoding apolipoprotein N-acyltransferase, translating into MSEKILALPNKFALLIAIFSGALITFSFAPFNIWPLAIVSLIAFGLLLKEQDFKQILWRSFAFGVGFYGAGIHWIYTSIHNFGGASPLLAALLVFIFACFMALIFCIPFYAYAKWFNYHRFALTLAFPACWMLGEWIRTWLLTGFPWLFLGYAHLDTWLAGWAPVSGVVSISFLLALTAGVIAEWIWTNTREPKKNISLIFLTSLAASAWLIGAGLKTVTWAEPDTKPITVAMVQPNIDQGTKLSFDEESTINALNQLRDLSKDLWNNNWVVWPEAAIPTSLTFHEALPFLEEMNKQAALNESALFTGVIYDDQDKQKFYNSIVGLGNGYGFYHKRRLVPFGEYLPFPNQLRGLIDFFDLPTSFIHLGPQEQHGLIANGVRITPAVCYEIVYPDLIANAAKETQVLLNVNNLGWFLDSIQSKQFMQMAQMRALETGRYLVYSTNNGPSAIIDNKGNILSHSDSFKAQTFTGTIYAVKDSTPFMIVTSGPVVLLGTLILLALAAPQILRKPKDAGVQ
- a CDS encoding ABC transporter ATP-binding protein, which codes for MQNAIEFHKVCKRYSDFYLDNLSLQLPQGQVMGLVGINGAGKSTTMRLLMGLVKPDSGNVNVLGCALPQQQVTVKEQIGFASDDMRLYKNETLRWHMGFIQSIYPAWDPLYADHLLRIFDLNADQKTKGFSHGQRVKAGLLLVLARRPKLVVLDEPTTGLDPVAREEVLSELADILRDEERSVLFSSHNTQDVEQLSDSISFLHKGKLLDSQDKETYLDRWRRILFTGNLDTNKLVVPGLVKVKQNGSLFELVVNQFQDSVVERLHEQGASISSVEPMSLEKIFVATVRSGVHS